From one Streptomyces sp. R41 genomic stretch:
- a CDS encoding aspartate aminotransferase family protein, translated as MSTPPPGDLEEARARTERHGNAPALPRTSLASGPEGPSALRPLLDTVLDALQDGGAARGGPLPAGGPEAVARRVRDAAGDVLPPQGSEDALRVLVRALAEGAADPADPLCAAHLHCPPLAVATAADLAASALNPSLDSWDQAPAASELEALVTTALAAEVYARANEPRKEGAALVTTGGTESNQLALLLAREAHGGVQLVRGANAHHSLHRAAWLLGLPDPVVVPAPAGTMDPAALDEALTELHGPLLVAATAGTTDAGLIDPLPDIADLCATHGARLHIDAAYGGGLLFSDRLRARLDGLDRAHTVTLDLHKLGWQPAAAGLLAVRDASDLAVLEHRADYLNADDDTEAGLPDLLGRSLRTTRRPDILKIAVTLKTLGRDGLGALVDQVCAHAQDLADLTAAHPGFELYDRPVISTVLFRPAGATDDTVAAVRRTLLHEGRAVLGRAALDGRLWLKATLLNPHTRPGDLAALLKLVEGHTPR; from the coding sequence ATGAGCACGCCGCCCCCAGGCGACCTCGAGGAAGCGCGAGCACGCACCGAACGACACGGGAACGCACCCGCTCTTCCCCGGACCAGCCTCGCCTCAGGCCCCGAAGGCCCCAGCGCACTGCGGCCGTTGCTCGACACCGTCCTCGACGCACTCCAGGACGGCGGCGCGGCACGCGGGGGACCGCTGCCCGCCGGAGGGCCCGAGGCAGTGGCACGGCGCGTCCGGGACGCGGCCGGCGACGTACTGCCCCCGCAAGGCAGCGAAGACGCCCTGCGCGTCCTCGTGCGGGCCCTCGCCGAGGGCGCCGCCGACCCCGCGGACCCGCTCTGCGCGGCCCACCTGCACTGCCCACCCCTCGCCGTCGCCACCGCCGCCGACCTCGCCGCCTCCGCCCTCAACCCGTCCCTCGACTCCTGGGACCAGGCACCGGCAGCCTCGGAGCTGGAGGCCCTCGTGACCACAGCTCTGGCCGCGGAGGTCTACGCAAGGGCGAACGAGCCACGAAAAGAGGGCGCCGCCCTCGTCACCACCGGCGGCACCGAGTCCAACCAACTCGCCCTCCTCCTCGCCCGCGAAGCCCACGGCGGCGTACAGCTCGTCCGCGGAGCCAACGCCCACCACTCCCTGCACCGCGCCGCCTGGCTGCTCGGCCTGCCCGACCCCGTCGTCGTCCCCGCCCCCGCAGGAACGATGGACCCGGCCGCCCTCGACGAGGCCCTCACCGAGCTGCACGGCCCGCTCCTCGTCGCCGCCACGGCCGGAACCACCGACGCCGGACTCATCGACCCGCTGCCCGACATCGCCGACCTGTGCGCCACCCACGGCGCCCGCCTCCACATCGACGCCGCCTACGGCGGAGGCCTCCTCTTCAGCGACCGGCTCCGCGCCCGACTCGACGGACTCGACCGCGCCCACACCGTCACCCTCGACCTGCACAAACTCGGCTGGCAGCCGGCCGCCGCCGGGCTCCTCGCGGTACGCGACGCGAGCGACCTCGCCGTACTGGAACACCGCGCCGACTACCTCAACGCCGACGACGACACCGAGGCAGGCCTACCCGACCTCCTCGGCCGCTCCCTGCGCACCACCCGGCGCCCCGACATCCTCAAAATCGCCGTCACCCTCAAAACCCTGGGCAGGGACGGCCTCGGCGCCCTCGTCGACCAAGTCTGCGCCCACGCCCAGGACTTGGCCGACCTGACAGCCGCCCACCCCGGCTTCGAGCTCTACGACCGGCCGGTCATCAGCACCGTCCTGTTCCGGCCCGCCGGGGCCACCGACGACACCGTCGCCGCCGTACGCCGCACCCTCCTGCACGAAGGCCGCGCCGTCCTCGGCCGCGCCGCGCTCGACGGCCGCCTCTGGCTCAAAGCCACCCTCCTCAACCCTCACACCCGGCCGGGCGACCTGGCCGCGCTCCTGAAACTGGTGGAAGGACACACACCACGATGA
- a CDS encoding two-component system response regulator: MPSDAKILIVDDHEDTLYALESALAPLGYQVSRATSGDEALKEVLRGQVGLLLLDVRMPGVSGLDVVRYMRRVEQTQHIPIILLTGFGPNAELTSIAFGLGVADLVMKPIDPWALRTKVRYLYDTHQRHQALERELRELRALVKEHFPDPALAHPETRVPLQREARNKRLEQDRTP, encoded by the coding sequence ATGCCGTCGGATGCCAAGATCCTCATCGTCGACGACCATGAGGACACGCTGTACGCCCTGGAGAGCGCCCTGGCCCCGCTCGGCTACCAGGTGTCCCGGGCGACCAGCGGCGACGAAGCGCTCAAGGAAGTGCTGCGCGGCCAGGTCGGACTGCTCCTCCTCGACGTGCGCATGCCCGGCGTCAGCGGCCTGGACGTCGTGCGCTACATGCGGCGCGTGGAGCAGACCCAGCACATCCCCATCATCCTGCTCACCGGCTTCGGCCCGAACGCCGAACTCACCTCCATCGCCTTCGGCCTCGGCGTCGCCGACCTCGTCATGAAACCCATCGACCCCTGGGCGCTGCGCACCAAGGTCCGCTACCTGTACGACACCCACCAGCGCCACCAGGCCCTGGAGCGCGAGCTGCGCGAACTGCGAGCCCTGGTGAAGGAACACTTCCCGGACCCCGCCCTCGCGCACCCCGAAACCCGCGTCCCCCTCCAGCGCGAGGCCCGCAACAAGAGGCTGGAGCAGGACCGCACCCCATAG
- the pepN gene encoding aminopeptidase N: protein MSVLTRDEAQTRAKLLDVHHYGIELDLTRGDETFDSLTVIRFTVRADADTFVELKPAELRSVTLDGQPLDPETLVENRLPLKGLTAGEHQLRVDAAMRYSRTGEGMHRFTDPTDGETYLYTQLFMEDVQRVFAAFDQPDLKAVFDLSVTAPDGWTVLANGVTEHLGQGRWKAAPTPLISTYLVAVAAGPWHSVRTEHRGLPFGIHCRRSLAPHMDADADEILDVTRACFDRYHEKFDEPYPFDSYDQAFVPEFNAGAMENPGLVTFRDEFIYRSAVTDTERQTRAMVIAHEMAHMWFGDLVTLRWWDDIWLNESFAEYMGYQTLTEATRFTDTWTDFGVARKSWGYDADQRPSTHPVAPDPDAVPDTASAMLNFDGISYAKGASALRQLVAWLGEKDFLAGINTHFARHKFANATLADFIDNLASATERDVHAWADAWLRTTGVDTLTPTITAAADGTHTLTVRHDGSRPHRIAVGLYDQDLTGEGRLTLRERLDVDVPQAEPTAIGMRPALLLLNDGDLSYAKVRFDPESFETVSATLSGLPDPLTRAVVWNALRDAVRDGELPAMAYIDAARAHLPHETDLALVQGVLSFAAAHVADRYLAPEDRPTALATLTALCRDLIRRTEDGSHPGLRLTAVRHFIDVAAHPDTISAWFSEGTVPGGPELDPELRWRILGRLAVLGAVDDAVIDAELVQDPSATGQEGAARCHAALPDPEAKRTAWEAMFSTDDLSNYLFTATAQGFWQPEQADLVREYVERFWPDAVAVAARRGPAIAEAAGRWAFPVHAISAETLTLGETCLRDADPIPALRRKLADQLDDLTRALRVRQA, encoded by the coding sequence ATGTCCGTACTGACGCGCGACGAAGCGCAGACCCGTGCCAAGCTCCTCGACGTCCACCACTACGGGATCGAACTCGACCTGACCCGCGGGGACGAGACCTTCGACTCCCTGACCGTCATCCGGTTCACCGTCCGCGCCGACGCGGACACCTTCGTCGAGCTGAAGCCCGCCGAACTGCGCTCCGTCACCCTCGACGGGCAGCCCCTCGACCCCGAGACCCTCGTCGAGAACCGGCTGCCGCTCAAGGGACTGACCGCGGGCGAGCACCAACTGCGCGTCGACGCCGCCATGCGCTACTCCCGCACCGGCGAAGGCATGCACCGCTTCACCGACCCCACCGACGGCGAGACCTACCTCTACACCCAGCTGTTCATGGAAGACGTCCAGCGCGTCTTCGCCGCCTTCGACCAGCCCGACCTGAAGGCCGTCTTCGACCTGTCCGTCACCGCCCCCGACGGCTGGACCGTCCTCGCCAACGGCGTCACCGAACACCTCGGTCAGGGCCGCTGGAAGGCCGCGCCCACCCCACTGATCTCCACCTACCTGGTCGCCGTCGCCGCCGGCCCCTGGCACTCCGTGCGCACCGAACACCGCGGACTGCCCTTCGGCATCCACTGCCGCCGCTCCCTGGCCCCCCACATGGACGCCGACGCCGACGAGATCCTCGACGTCACCCGCGCCTGCTTCGACCGCTACCACGAGAAGTTCGACGAGCCCTACCCCTTCGACTCCTACGACCAGGCGTTCGTCCCCGAGTTCAACGCCGGCGCCATGGAGAACCCCGGGCTCGTCACCTTCCGCGACGAGTTCATCTACCGCTCCGCCGTCACCGACACCGAGCGGCAGACCCGCGCCATGGTCATCGCGCACGAAATGGCCCACATGTGGTTCGGCGACCTCGTCACCCTGCGCTGGTGGGACGACATCTGGCTGAACGAGTCCTTCGCCGAGTACATGGGCTACCAGACCCTCACCGAAGCCACCCGCTTCACCGACACCTGGACCGACTTCGGCGTCGCCCGCAAATCCTGGGGCTACGACGCCGACCAGCGCCCCTCCACCCACCCCGTCGCCCCCGACCCGGACGCCGTCCCCGACACCGCGTCCGCCATGCTCAACTTCGACGGCATCTCCTACGCCAAGGGCGCCTCCGCGCTGCGTCAACTGGTGGCCTGGCTCGGCGAGAAGGACTTCCTCGCCGGCATCAACACCCACTTCGCCCGCCACAAGTTCGCCAACGCCACCCTCGCCGACTTCATCGACAACCTCGCCTCCGCCACCGAGCGCGATGTGCACGCCTGGGCCGACGCCTGGCTGCGCACCACCGGTGTCGACACCCTCACCCCCACGATCACCGCGGCGGCCGACGGCACCCACACCCTCACCGTGCGGCACGACGGCAGCCGCCCGCACCGCATCGCCGTCGGCCTCTACGACCAGGACCTCACCGGCGAGGGCCGCCTCACCCTGCGCGAGCGCCTCGACGTCGACGTACCGCAGGCCGAACCGACGGCGATCGGCATGCGCCCCGCCCTGCTCCTCCTCAACGACGGCGACCTGTCCTACGCGAAGGTCCGCTTCGACCCCGAGTCCTTCGAGACCGTCAGCGCGACCCTCTCCGGCCTGCCCGACCCGCTCACCCGCGCCGTCGTCTGGAACGCCCTGCGCGACGCCGTACGCGACGGCGAACTGCCCGCCATGGCCTACATCGACGCCGCCCGCGCCCACCTCCCGCACGAGACCGACCTCGCTCTCGTCCAAGGCGTCCTGTCCTTCGCGGCCGCCCACGTCGCCGACCGCTACCTGGCCCCCGAGGACCGCCCCACCGCCCTCGCCACCCTCACCGCCCTGTGCCGCGACCTCATCCGCCGCACCGAGGACGGCTCCCACCCCGGCCTGCGCCTCACCGCCGTACGCCACTTCATCGACGTCGCCGCCCACCCCGACACCATCAGCGCCTGGTTCTCCGAAGGCACCGTCCCCGGCGGCCCCGAGCTCGACCCCGAGCTGCGCTGGCGCATCCTCGGGCGGCTCGCCGTCCTCGGCGCCGTCGACGACGCCGTCATCGACGCCGAACTCGTCCAGGACCCCAGCGCCACCGGCCAGGAAGGCGCCGCCCGCTGTCATGCCGCGCTGCCCGACCCCGAGGCCAAGCGGACGGCGTGGGAGGCGATGTTCTCGACCGACGACCTCTCCAACTACCTCTTCACCGCCACCGCCCAGGGCTTCTGGCAGCCCGAACAGGCCGACCTCGTCCGCGAGTACGTCGAGCGCTTCTGGCCCGACGCCGTGGCCGTCGCCGCCCGCCGCGGCCCCGCCATCGCCGAAGCCGCGGGCCGCTGGGCCTTTCCCGTCCACGCCATCTCCGCCGAGACCCTCACCCTCGGCGAGACCTGCCTGCGCGACGCCGACCCCATCCCGGCCCTGCGCCGCAAGCTCGCCGACCAACTCGACGACCTGACAAGGGCGTTGCGGGTACGCCAGGCGTAG
- a CDS encoding chorismate mutase, which produces MTTSNTNEATAGGSGQVDPAVRAELARLRDSIDNIDAAVVHMLAERFKCTQQVGHLKAAHQLPPADPSREAHQIARLRRLAENAKLDPAFAEKLLNFIIAEVIRHHERIADDAGSAAADTGE; this is translated from the coding sequence ATGACCACGAGCAACACCAACGAAGCGACCGCCGGCGGAAGCGGCCAGGTCGACCCCGCGGTCCGCGCCGAACTCGCCCGGCTGCGCGACAGCATCGACAACATCGACGCCGCCGTCGTCCACATGCTCGCCGAGCGCTTCAAGTGCACCCAGCAGGTCGGCCACCTCAAGGCCGCACACCAGCTGCCGCCCGCCGATCCGTCCCGCGAGGCACACCAGATCGCCCGGCTGCGCCGGCTCGCCGAGAACGCCAAACTGGATCCGGCCTTCGCCGAAAAATTGCTGAATTTCATCATCGCCGAGGTCATCCGCCACCACGAGCGCATCGCGGACGACGCGGGCAGCGCAGCGGCCGACACGGGGGAGTGA